A single Metarhizium brunneum chromosome 5, complete sequence DNA region contains:
- the psoC_1 gene encoding Methyltransferase psoC, whose protein sequence is MGKLVFAPVDLGRNGLRILDSGTADGRWLVDLRAYLRCKDNVLIGTDSVERMFPPTPPGGISLQVQRVDKPWPQSWLGSFDYVHQRLVLPGCEYCPAATAVKNLCDLVKPGGWVEILEQDHNPPTPGAFERAESMIREIFTVNGFGYDYPLRIKKWLEDAGMQDVRQEVIDVPVGALNPNPEMAQKSTWQISSALAGFLPMARALPLSMPRDQLESLPEHTAEEMKRVGGIQRIYIVYGRKP, encoded by the exons ATGGGCAAGCTTGTGTTTGCCCCAGTCGACCTTGGGCGAAATGGCTTGCGAATTTTGGATAGCGGGACAGCAGATG GACGATGGCTCGTGGATCTTCGCGCATACCTACGATGTAAAGACAACGTCTTGATAGGAACGGACTCGGTAGAGAGGATGTTCCCGCCTACTCCGCCTGGAGGTATTTCGCTCCAGGTTCAGCGGGTAGACAAGCCTTGGCCACAGAGCTGGCTGGGTAGTTTCGACTATGTACACCAACGACTAGTCCTACCTGGCTGTGAATACTGCCCAGCCGCGACGGCTGTCAAAAACCTGTGCGACCTTGTCAAGCCAGGGGGCTGGGTTGAGATCCTAGAACAGGACCACAACCCCCCTACTCCGGGGGCCTTTGAGAGAGCCGAGTCAATGATTCGTGAGATTTTCACCGTCAATGGCTTTGGGTACGATTACCCGCTTCGGATAAAGAAATGGCTTGAAGATGCCGGAATGCAAGACGTGCGCCAGGAAGTAATTGACGTCCCGGTAGGAGCGCTAAATCCCAACCCAGAGATGGCTCAGAAAAGCACTTGGCAGATTAGTTCTGCACTTGCGGGTTTCTTACCCATGGCTCGCG CTTTGCCGCTTTCCATGCCGCGGGATCAACTGGAGAGTCTGCCCGAGCACACCGCCGAGGAAATGAAGCGTGTTGGTGGCATCCAGAGAATATACATCGTATACGGAAGAAAGCCTTGA
- the aclM gene encoding O-methyltransferase aclM, protein MAIGDIETALTELNGALRTALKTLGSDCRQELTQSLHSPDELPEKHLYDLSTEAVDLLQETKLLLEPRTVILADHFLGSANCKCLNAAVELDVPDILQQQGALTVAQLAQACGAREDRLKQVMRVLQSAGIFSYEQDTAVYSNNECSTLLLKDHWTGWRNWVDLYGNEFYDMARGIPASCRQGEKRMPSQINFDTDLDMFSWFAAQGSLDRVHRTLGGGAIAQAPGILADYPWEQVAGGLIVDIGGGGGGLIAMLLRKFPNLRGGIVDRPEVINQAVANFCDPDGLYRDVGDRVSTENLHAGDFFKEIPSYEVYCMKWCLHDWKDNDVVTILKNIRKAIIPGPKSRLVLLEILLKKGRSGHLSRMADLSVMMAANGLEREEWEWDSLAAQSGWKIAHKYDLRNAWPCAMELVPV, encoded by the exons atggccatcggAGACATCGAGACAGCGCTCACTGAGCTGAATGGCGCCCTGCGCACTGCCCTCAAGACTCTGGGCAGTGATTGTAGGCAAGAGTTGACGCAGAGCCTGCACAGCCCAGATGAACTCCCGGAAAAACACCTCTACGACTTGTCAACTGAGGCCGTTGATTTGCTGCAGGAAACTAAGCTGCTGCTCGAACCGCGAACAGTCATCCTTGCCGACCACTTTCTAG GCTCGGCCAACTGCAAGTGCTTGAATGCTGCGGTCGAGCTGGACGTCCCCGACATCCTTCAGCAGCAGGGCGCGCTCACCGTCGCCCAACTCGCCCAAGCATGTGGCGCCCGCGAGGACAGGCTGAAACAGGTCATGCGGGTTCTGCAGAGCGCAGGAATTTTTTCCTATGAGCAGGATACTGCCGTCTACTCCAATAACGAGTGCTCGACCCTGCTGCTCAAGGATCACTGGACCGGCTGGAGGAACTGGGTTGACCTTTACGGCAACGAGTTCTACGACATGGCGCGTGGGATCCCAGCCTCCTGCCGCCAGGGCGAGAAGCGAATGCCGTCTCAGATCAACTTTGACACCGACTTGGATATGTTCTCCTGGTTTGCGGCACAGGGATCGCTGGATCGTGTGCACAGGacgctgggcggcggcgccattgCACAAGCTCCGGGTATCCTCGCAGACTATCCCTGGGAGCAGGTCGCCGGTGGACTCAttgtcgacattggcggtggcggcggcgggctgatTGCCATGTTGCTCCGGAAGTTCCCAAATCTGCGCGGTGGCATCGTTGATCGCCCCGAGGTTATCAACCAAGCAGTTGCCAATTTCTGTGACCCCGACGGCCTGTACCGAGACGTGGGAGACAGGGTCAGCACAGAAAACCTGCACGCTGGGGATTTCTTCAAGGAGATCCCCAGCTATGAAGTGTATTGCATGAAATGGTGTCTCCATGACTGGAAGGACAATGATGTCGTCACTATTTTGAAGAACATTCGCAAAGCAATTATCCCTGGCCCAAAATCAAGGCTTGTGCTGCTCGAGATTTTGCTGAAAAAGGGCCGATCCGGCCATTTGTCTCGCATGGCAGACCtgtcggtgatgatggctgcaAATGGTCTGGAGAGAGAAGAATGGGAGTGGGATTCTCTTGCTGCGCAGAGCGGTTGGAAAATTGCCCACAAGTATGATTTGAGAAACGCTTGGCCCTGTGCCATGGAATTGGTACCGGTTTAG
- the aclC gene encoding Cytochrome P450 monooxygenase aclC, protein MTMDFSFSSHTPIDGIFGETRISAIIYSFVIVLAIVPVCIWYTIAEGTAGNRAISYLISLYLCWRYPIKSTDGKTPLPTASYTFPNGQGNVAKFLEGEEGSRKWQQELGSMYRIWTGFDSEVVLMRPEQVQTVFKDSHLHVKGESMDSGWLCGQVLGNCLGLLNQGEWDTVRAPFVNTFHRNQSSSYIPLIQRRVERHFNKLEEAKEQSDKVLLVKPSKHLKLLPLWILCDIIYGDLTAAMELQFEEIIPLRETLWCQIMNGGVSRFSLSRFLPISTNEKLKMFKEKWTRFNDQAYDRAKQAYPSHPIVGLYDAVEQGVMSKTQLLHTLDEALFANLDVTIGNFSWIPLFLAAHPDVQDDLRLEITAARKEDTEDLWSQYITGSSTLLMACVLESARLKPMAPFSIPQAAPTDRVVDNFVIPAGTNFIVDTYALNVLDPYWGKDNTQYRPRRFLETKSAGEMRYRFWRYGFGPRQCLGKNVADVVLKVLLTHMVENYRLRLSAGDGTNIGDWERVVGSWISSSNSTIICERVN, encoded by the exons ATGACAATGGACTTTTCATTTTCGAGCCATACTCCAATAGACGGCATTTTTGGCGAAACTAGGATTTCAGCTATTATTTATTCCTTTGTCATTGTACTGGCGATTGTTCCGGTGTGCATTTGGTACACAATCGCAGAGGGAACCGCGGGAAATCGTGCAATTTCGTATCTAATCAGC CTTTATCTTTGTTGGCGGTATCCGATCAAATCAACTGATGGAAAGACTCCTCTCCCGACAGCCTCGTACACGTTCCCCAACGGACAAGGCAACGTCGCCAAGTTTTTGGAAGGTGAAGAAGGGTCGCGTAAATGGCAACAGGAATTAGGGTCAATGTATCGAATTTGGACGGGGTTCGACTCAGAAGT TGTCTTGATGCGGCCAGAACAAGTGCAAACTGTCTTTAAAGACTCTCATTTGCACGTCAAAGGTGAATCTATGGATTCTGGCTGGCTCTGTGGGCAGGTTCTCGGAAATTGTCTAGGTCTGTTGAATCAGGGAGAGTGGGATACAGTTCGTGCACCTTTCGTCAACACTTTTCATCGCAATCAGTCGTCATCCTACATTCCACTGATTCAGCGGAGAGTGGAGAGACACTTTAACAAATTGGAGGAAGCGAAAGAACAGAGCGACAAGGTCTTGCTAGTCAAGCCTTCTAAACATCTCAAGTTGCTGCCTCTTTGGATACTATGTGATATCATCTATGGTGATCTCACGGCAGCGATGGAGCTCCAGTTTGAGGAGATTATTCCCCTTCGAGAGACACTCTGGTGCCAGATCATGAACGGTGGTGTTTCTCGATTCTCTCTCAGTCGATTCCTGCCAATTTCGACCAACGAAAAACTGAAGATGTTTAAGGAGAAGTGGACTCGCTTCAACGATCAAGCTTACGACAGGGCTAAGCAAGCTTATCCCAGCCATCCGATTGTCGGGTTGTACGATGCTGTTGAGCAGGGGGTCATGTCCAAAACCCAGCTACTTCACACTCTTGACGAGGCACTATTCGCCAATCTAGACGTCACAATTGGGAATTTCTCCTGGATCCCACTTTTCCTCGCTGCACATCCGGATGTTCAAGACGATCTGCGGCTGGAGATAACTGCAGCAAGAAAGGAAGACACAGAGGACTTGTGGTCTCAGTATATTACGGGAAGCTCGACGTTGCTGATGGCTTGCGTGCTTGAATCCGCACGTCTCAAACCCATGGCACCCTTTTCCATCCCACAGGCTGCGCCAACTGACCGTGTCGTGGATAATTTTGTCATACCCGCCGGCACAAACTTCATTGTGGACACGTATGCCCTCAACGTTCTCGATCCATACTGGGGTAAAGACAATACCCAATACCGACCGAGGCGGTTTTTAGAAACCAAAAGCGCCGGCGAGATGCGCTACAGGTTCTGGCGCTACGGCTTTGGACCAAGACAATGTCTCGGCAAAAATGTTGCAGACGTGGTGCTTAAAGTGCTGCTTACGCACATGGTGGAGAATTATCGCCTCAGGCTTTCGGCTGGAGATGGTACGAATATTGGGGATTGGGAACGTGTGGTTGGCTCATGGATAAGCTCAAGCAACTCCACCATTATTTGCGAAAGAGTAAATTGA
- the aclP_1 gene encoding Nonribosomal peptide synthetase aclP — translation MDNIILSELSKGLKISKHEITPNSTFHRAGGDSITALRVSAACKRQGVSINVSSILNSQTISELLKGATWLPGHEETFTPEGTTENRHIIGDRDASASPSLDAATPDNLSSATTSTNGTNGINGINGIDGAHGNPGIIKTHDSQGMQMHQRSSRRTDAGVCKMMSLQSSLVLDTRARPGNNVISYFQEYLYSPALVATLKRAWQQVIRSEPIFRTVFDDEMFWDDGMALFSWSESIHHDEGQFEQELQSTSTPGMLDPATEFKVVTLVGKKSVLVWHVHHALVDGYSAHLLLQKVDTVMNGGQISQGYSFADLARGWQMYQAVFQQQATGFWREYLTGMTAVNNDLLLPPPQDQHHGDTPSSGVATFSVPLQGSLRFAQANDLPLCSIYYAAWALTLSIYTGSDSVMFGVLFANRSLPVPAIRDTVGPMMNTLPLLLCLDRRKTLRDLLHYTAERLSKLREYEWSVPDERCPMTSVLAMQYDYEANTDPKFQTESCYTRLQSSIPVNLFLGPKDRIQINYDKKLYDHSDIDKLGQMYTHAIGALIGSETILLNEYFRRPLPPGMWKEIMLNGNCSSTQSRCQGEETLTSLFDDRLESIPSAPAVIRGDSSITYAQLDEAATKVASSLCKTVSPGDVVCVHADRSINWIIAIYAVLRARAVYCPLDPAIPAELRDTYFQTSGSGLFLSTWDVCKDKKPQSTRLCYSVEELLHRAANPSDVSTLSQRPTASKKDTAYLCFTSGSSGLPKGVACTHEGIVAFQKDYDARLRMRPHLKVAQIMSPAFDGSIHEIFSSLSYGGTILLSETADVLSNLQKADVAMITPSVAKLLNPRDYENLEAIYLVGEHLPQAVCDAWSAVMPAFNLYGPTESSCGSTCKRLVCGEKVTIGCPVQSTRIYILDQHQCPLPPGVIGELYTAGVQVSRGYIKRPKETARNFLKDTICPETNQTMYRTQDRGYWNQSGEICLLGRSDRQIKLRGFRLDLDDLEIRMVKASNATSVALARKEDILVAMIQPEITDIALFEEAIKKVLPPQALPRLIKAVEKFPLGNAGKLDYKAISTAFSWEEAEAPSPDPSVSPSIAIDHVRTKIASVWRSVLNLDDGQTLNEDSSFLELGGHSLEQIALSSRLSSALNTRVTLADVMKNITFGDQVKRFRSPASHSANGQLVAGSRPTGQLTGVGGQIEAAWRSLLCLDSNYSLNYDSNFVELGGDSILQQKLTSFLSTIGQERIPLLDVIKRPRLGDQVALLSASHIDRQVGESGPNTGSVLGHSTLSPIEQEWLQKCKLDKGSSSFNVNFVCALSQDLDIKRLERAWNKVLARHAILSSIFPNDHNRVHSKTPPRVILTNNISIRQEVNREFKLHEELPIRVFISPTALVLVASHIVLDLTALNVILSDVQIYWNGKSPDTVPRDYGQTSQWSRDISQDNIDFWGHLSDLLPYCAPTRLNYGGKSRVCKILPETFRAMVHLSTKHGITLHQLSLAAVALAIRHGGPDGRSAVLGSPYLNRGVEDFDTVGLFLEPLVIRVDDPWSSKADLIYRSNSQEDPWTLAFCKRVATASQQALSHSMPWNELLKQHAVVSDHPNVPFIEAMVTFHDNRGREPLSIDGTQPLYTWCEGAKFKIMFEFLALNSDTAMLRMEYDTLLYSETEASYIQSRVIAAIDGLTQQLDRAGIEDKMRQATLSQQHPSDDGSKYFGAKLAEL, via the exons ATGGATAACATCATCTTATCCGAGCTTTCCAAAGGCCTTAAGATATCCAAGCACGAGATCACCCCTAACTCAACCTTCCATCGAGCTGGTGGTGATTCCATTACAGCCTTGCGTGTCTCCGCTGCCTGCAAAAGGCAGGGTGTATCTATCAACGTGTCGTCCATCCTCAATAGTCAAACCATCTCTGAGCTACTGAAAGGCGCAACATGGCTTCCCGGCCACGAGGAAACTTTCACACCAGAGGGGACGACCGAAAATAGACACATCATTGGGGACAGAGATGCATCCGCATCACCGAGTCTTGACGCTGCTACCCCTGACAACTTGTCTTCGGCTACGACCAGCACAAATGGCACGAATGGCATCAACGGAATCAACGGCATAGATGGTGCGCATGGCAACCCCGGTATAATCAAGACGCATGACTCTCAAGGCATGCAAATGCATCAGAGAAGCAGCAGACGTACCGACGCCGGTGTTTGCAAGATGATGTCTCTCCAATCTTCTCTCGTGCTGGACACTAGGGCAAGGCCGGGTAACAATGTTATTAGCTATTTTCAAGAGTATTTGTACTCGCCGGCCCTAGTTGCCACTTTGAAACGGGCATGGCAACAAGTCATTCGGTCGGAGCCTATTTTTCGCACCGTCTTCGACGACGAAATGTTTTGGGACGACGGAATGGCCCTTTTCTCATGGTCAGAGAGCATCCACCATGACGAAGGACAGTTTGAGCAAGAGCTCCAGTCCACCAGCACACCGGGGATGCTGGATCCGGCGACGGAATTCAAGGTAGTGACCCTGGTGGGGAAGAAGAGCGTCCTTGTCTGGCACGTCCATCACGCTCTCGTTGATGGATACTCTGCGCACTTGCTCCTGCAAAAGGTTGACACGGTGATGAATGGCGGCCAGATTAGCCAAGGCTATTCTTTCGCCGACTTGGCCCGCGGTTGGCAAATGTACCAGGCTGTATTTCAGCAACAAGCGACAGGATTCTGGAGAGAGTACTTGACGGGCATGACGGCCGTCAACAACGATCTACTACTGCCACCGCCTCAGGACCAGCATCATGGCGACACGCCGTCGTCAGGTGTTGCCACCTTTTCCGTACCTCTGCAAGGTAGCCTGCGATTCGCCCAAGCAAATGATTTGCCACTCTGCTCTATATATTACGCCGCCTGGGCACTGACTCTCTCCATTTACACCGGGTCAGACTCTGTTATGTTTGGCGTCTTGTTCGCCAATAGGTCGCTCCCGGTTCCCGCCATTCGAGATACCGTCGGCCCCATGATGAATACCCTGCCGCTGTTGTTGTGTCTAGATCGGAGAAAAACACTGAGAGACCTTCTTCACTACACGGCTGAGCGCCTATCCAAGCTTCGGGAATATGAGTGGAGTGTTCCCGACGAGCGCTGCCCGATGACATCGGTCTTGGCCATGCAGTATGACTACGAGGCCAATACGGATCCAAAGTTTCAAACTGAATCCTGTTATACTAGACTGCAGTCGAGCATCCCCGTAAATTTGTTTCTTGGTCCAAAGGACAGAATCCAGATCAACTACGACAAGAAACTTTATGACCATTCAGACATTGACAAGCTGGGTCAAATGTACACTCACGCTATCGGTGCTCTTATAGGGTCCGAAACAATTCTATTAAATGAGTATTTCAGGCGCCCTCTCCCACCCGGCATGTGGAAGGAAATCATGTTGAACGGCAACTGTTCATCAACCCAAAGTCGGTGTCAAGGGGAAGAAACACTGACGAGCCTCTTTGATGATCGTCTTGAAAGCATTCCGAGCGCTCCCGCCGTCATCAGAGGGGACAGCTCAATTACCTATGCTCAACTTGACGAGGCAGCCACAAAGGTGGCGTCCAGCTTGTGCAAGACGGTATCTCCAGGTGACGTCGTATGCGTCCACGCTGATCGCTCCATCAACTGGATCATTGCCATCTATGCAGTCCTCAGGGCTCGGGCAGTGTATTGTCCTTTGGATCCGGCCATACCTGCAGAGCTGAGGGATACCTATTTTCAAACCTCCGGAAGCGGACTGTTTCTGTCCACCTGGGACGTatgcaaagacaagaaaccACAGTCAACGCGTCTCTGCTATTCTGTGGAGGAGCTTCTACATCGCGCGGCAAACCCCTCCGATGTGTCCACTCTCTCACAAAGACCCACCGCATCTAAGAAGGATACAGCATACCTTTGCTTTACCTCTGGCTCTTCTGGCCTGCCCAAAGGAGTTGCATGCACTCATGAGGGGATTGTGGCCTTTCAGAAAGACTACGACGCTCGTCTTCGCATGCGGCCACATCTCAAAGTAGCCCAAATCATGTCTCCGGCTTTCGATGGAAGCATACACGAGATATTTTCCAGCTTGTCTTATGGTGGAACCATTTTACTCAGCGAGACAGCCGACGTATTGAGTAATTTGCAGAAAGCTGATGTTGCCATGATAACCCCGTCAGTCGCGAAACTATTGAACCCTCGCGACTACGAAAATCTCGAGGCC ATTTACCTGGTCGGGGAGCATCTTCCACAAGCTGTTTGCGATGCGTGGTCTGCCGTGATGCCCGCCTTCAATCTCTACGGCCCAACAGAGTCCAGTTGTGGTTCGACTTGTAAAAGGCTAGTGTGCGGAGAGAAGGTGACCATTGGATGCCCTGTGCAATCAACGCGAATCTACATCTTGGACCAGCACCAATGCCCGCTTCCTCCTGGAGTTATTGGTGAACTCTATACAGCGGGGGTGCAGGTCTCGCGGGGATACATTAAACGGCCAAAAGAGACAGCAAGAAACTTTTTAAAAGACACAATTTGCCCCGAGACGAATCAAACAATGTACCGAACTCAAGATCGTGGTTACTGGAATCAGTCAGGAGAGATTTGTCTTCTGGGACGGTCCGATAGACAGATTAAGCTGCGAGGCTTCCGTCTTGACCTGGACGATCTCGAAATCAGAATGGTTAAAGCCTCTAATGCCACCTCGGTAGCCCTTGCTCGCAAGGAGGATATACTCGTGGCAATGATACAGCCTGAAATCACAGATATCGCCTTGTTTGAGGAGGCGATCAAAAAGGTGCTTCCGCCACAGGCGCTGCCTAGACTCATCAAAGCCGTTGAAAAGTTCCCGCTGGGCAATGCGGGTAAACTGGACTACAAGGCGATTTCAACAGCATTCTCTTgggaagaggcagaggcacCGTCCCCTGATCCCTCTGTGTCGCCATCAATCGCCATAGACCACGTGAGAACTAAAATTGCTTCTGTTTGGCGAAGCGTCCTGAATCTGGACGATGGTCAGACGTTAAATGAAGATTCAAGCTTTCTGGAGCTCGGCGGTCACTCTCTTGAACAAATCGCCCTGTCCAGTCGCCTATCCTCCGCTCTCAACACGCGAGTCACTCTAGCCGACGTGATGAAAAATATAACTTTCGGCGACCAGGTTAAAAGGTTTAGGTCCCCTGCTTCACATTCCGCCAACGGTCAACTAGTCGCTGGGTCAAGGCCTACTGGGCAACTCActggcgtcggcggccaaATCGAAGCTGCATGGCGGTCTTTGCTATGTCTGGATAGCAACTACTCTCTCAATTATGATTCAAATTTCGTAGAGTTGGGTGGTGATTCAATCCTTCAGCAGAAATTGACTTCTTTCCTGTCTACCATTGGACAAGAGAGGATACCGTTGCTCGATGTCATCAAACGCCCCCGTCTAGGCGATCAGGTCGCTCTGCTCTCCGCTTCCCATATTGACCGTCAGGTGGGCGAGTCTGGGCCAAACACTGGCTCAGTTTTAGGCCACAGCACTTTATCTCCGATCGAACAAGAATGGCTTCAAAAGTGTAAACTGGACAAAGGTTCTTCCTCATTTAACGTGAATTTTGTCTGTGCCTTGAGCCAGGATTTAGACATCAAGCGGTTGGAGCGGGCGTGGAACAAGGTGCTAGCACGCCATGCCATCTTGAGCTCTATTTTTCCAAATGATCACAATCGGGTGCATTCCAAAACGCCACCCCGAGTGATTCTCACAAATAACATTAGTATTCGGCAGGAGGTCAACCGAGAATTCAAGTTGCATGAGGAGCTTCCCATACGCGTATTTATTTCACCGACCGCCCTTGTCCTAGTGGCGTCGCACATTGTTTTGGACCTTACAGCTTTGAACGTCATTCTCTCGGATGTTCAGATCTATTGGAATGGCAAGAGTCCTGACACCGTGCCGAGGGACTATGGCCAGACAAGTCAGTGGAGCCGCGATATTTCTCAAGACAACATTGATTTCTGGGGCCATCTTTCAGATTTACTCCCTTACTGTGCACCAACCCGCCTTAACTACGGTGGAAAGTCTCGGGTTTGCAAAATACTGCCAGAGACTTTCCGGGCCATGGTTCATCTTTCTACGAAACACGGTATTACACTACACCAACTTTCTTTGGCAGCAGTTGCGCTTGCAATCCGACATGGCGGCCCTGATGGCAGGTCTGCCGTCCTTGGTTCGCCGTATCTTAATCGTGGCGTGGAAGACTTTGACACTGTTGGCCTTTTCCTAGAGCCGTTGGTAATACGTGTTGACGACCCTTGGTCAAGTAAAGCAGATTTAATCTATCGAAGCAATAGTCAAGAGGACCCCTGGACTCTGGCGTTTTGCAAGAGAGTGGCTACGGCAAGCCAACAGGCCCTTTCTCACTCTATGCCCTGGAACGAACTCCTCAAACAGCATGCTGTCGTGTCGGATCACCCAAACGTTCCTTTCATCGAAGCAATGGTGACGTTTCATGATAACCGTGGACGGGAACCGCTTTCCATCGACGGGACTCAGCCATTGTACACATGGTGCGAAGGCGCCAAATTCAAAATCATGTTTGAGTTCCTAGCTCTCAACAGCGACACCGCGATGCTAAGAATGGAATATGACACCCTGTTGTACAGTGAGACTGAGGCTAGTTATATTCAATCCAGGGTGATAGCGGCCATTGATGGGCTCACACAACAGTTGGACAGAGCAGGAATTGAAGACAAAATGCGGCAGGCCACGCTGAGCCAACAACACCCGAGCGACGACGGAAGTAAATATTTTGGCGCCAAGTTGGCCGAGTTGTAA
- the lovF gene encoding Lovastatin diketide synthase lovF, which produces MVPVRVDSIWIDCRNESLRSGEMCVRGECRLRGHRGASADVVGTANGSNTPLVYLEGLQTTFVDDNNVVSGNKPTKPRHLCTRIIWKPDLELMDQEQILRHCIHDRPPQGHDAVEGHRDMTLAIMAFVEEATEYVDDELPPARLEPHLQSFLGWISLEGAFFIHIGHNLLKVLNGEIDPVEVIFQHGLAEQYYGDVLASKHHSHAASTYFYLLCFKNPSIKILEVGAGTGRQTLPLLETMSGDGVKKWERYDYTDISPAFLSQASIKFQGYSSKMAFTIRNISKDLISQSFVAASYDLVVASHVLHATDILHESLTNVRKLLMPSGKLLLFETTKPDALIAFAFGLLKGWWSPLDHEERSLHSPCLSVEQ; this is translated from the exons ATGGTTCCCGTGCGTGTCGACAGCATATGGATAGATTGTCGCAATGAGAGTTTACGAAGCGGCGAGATGTGTGTCCGAGGCGAGTGCAGACTTCGAGGACATCGTGGTGCATCGGCAGATGTTGTTGGCACCGCGAATGGTTCAAACACTCCGCTCGTGTATTTGGAGGGATTACAAACAACATTCGTTGATGACAACAATGTAGTCTCCGGCAATAAGCCCACTAAGCCTCGCCACTTGTGTACTCGGATAATTTGGAAACCCGACCTGGAATTGATGGATCAGGAACAAATATTGAGGCATTGTATTCACGATAGGCCGCCTCAAGGCCACGACGCTGTAGAGGGTCATCGAGATATGACACTGGCTATTATGGCATTTGTCGAGGAGGCCACCGAGTATGTCGATGACGAGTTACCGCCAGCCAGACTTGAACCACATCTGCAGTCGTTTCTGGGCTGGATAAG TTTAGAAGGCGCATTCTTCATTCATATTGGTCACAACCTCTTGAAGGTCCTAAACGGCGAAATTGATCCTGTAGAGGTCATTTTCCAACATGGTCTCGCGGAGCAGTACTACGGAGATGTCCTAGCAAGCAAGCACCATTCTCACGCTGCTTCCACATATTTTTACTTGCTATGCTTCAAGAATCCTTCAATAAAGATACTAGAGGTTGGAGCTGGCACAGGCCGGCAGACCTTGCCGTTGCTTGAGACAAtgagcggcgacggcgtgAAGAAATGGGAGCGGTACGACTATACCGATATCTCGCCGGCATTTCTCAGCCAAGCGAGTATAAAGTTCCAAGGCTACTCCAGCAAGATGGCATTTACCATCCGCAACATCTCCAAAGATCTAATATCGCAGTCCTTTGTTGCAGCAAGTTATGATCTTGTCGTAGCGTCGCATGTGCTGCACGCCACCGACATTCTCCACGAATCTTTGACCAACGTCCGAAAGCTTCTCATGCCTAGCGGAAAGCTGTTGCTCTTTGAGACGACAAAGCCAGATGCCCTCATTGCATTCGCTTTTGGCCTGTTGAAGGGTTGGTGGAGTCCATTGGATCACGAAGAGCGATCTTTGCACAGTCCCTGCCTCTCGGTAGAACAATAG